The following are encoded together in the Fundidesulfovibrio putealis DSM 16056 genome:
- a CDS encoding type IV secretion system protein yields MSGREEWLERYGSYIKREAFWRTTAIVTLGICFISVAGNVMQATKSKIVPYVVEVDQLGQTMAVGRADESTGPSTKVIQAELANFVIRWRTVSPDLEIQKRYVDQLDAFLEGAARGQVKEWLKTYNPFERGKDRMVQVIVKTLPSKVSAESWRVEWTEVTRSYAGIQMSSENYQATLTIQMQPPATDAQVLKNPNGIYVVAMSVSTVMDSGAQGRK; encoded by the coding sequence GTGAGCGGACGCGAAGAATGGCTTGAGCGTTACGGCAGCTACATCAAGAGGGAAGCGTTTTGGCGCACGACGGCGATCGTGACGCTGGGAATCTGCTTCATCTCCGTGGCCGGGAACGTGATGCAGGCCACAAAGAGCAAGATCGTACCCTACGTGGTCGAGGTGGACCAGCTGGGGCAAACCATGGCCGTGGGCAGGGCGGACGAGTCCACCGGGCCTTCGACGAAGGTGATCCAGGCGGAGCTGGCCAACTTCGTTATCCGCTGGCGCACGGTGAGCCCGGACCTGGAGATTCAGAAACGGTATGTGGACCAGCTCGATGCATTCTTGGAGGGGGCGGCCAGGGGCCAGGTCAAGGAATGGCTCAAGACGTACAATCCCTTTGAGCGAGGCAAGGACCGCATGGTCCAGGTCATCGTGAAGACACTCCCCTCCAAGGTGAGCGCGGAATCCTGGCGTGTCGAATGGACGGAAGTGACCCGCAGTTATGCGGGCATCCAGATGAGCAGCGAGAATTACCAGGCCACGTTGACGATCCAGATGCAACCTCCGGCCACCGATGCGCAGGTGCTGAAGAATCCGAACGGCATCTACGTGGTGGCCATGTCGGTTTCCACGGTCATGGACTCTGGCGCACAGGGCCGGAAATAG
- the trbL gene encoding P-type conjugative transfer protein TrbL — translation MHNLKFVVITTVLLFFGIAVAVYAVEAPPSPLNPYDDQWTPEADGYPPSGDATPAPTGGSGGPSTDIIVQIVSKFKEKTDAWSSVLTGVAMSLFRTCVILNILVFGVRAALNRSALDNILKEFALVILFTMFMWAVIANYHEWSWNIINGLKKISGQLGGASMVESGPIDVGLAIVKNILNGITKWEPMNAFGMVLCAALLLIVFALITAQIVFVKCEAMIALNAATLLLGFGGLTYTKEYAFNAMRYALAVGIKLFVLEVIITIAMQFAEELKGAPATFESIFVVLGASIVLLALSKSIPEVCAGIVSGSHVSSGHALGSAVAGIAGAAAGMAIGAAATGVRGASATAQAASMASAAGKTGFGAMGHMAGSMFKAHKDAFMQGDKRTHTGRAMQNLRRMHDNMKKKS, via the coding sequence ATGCATAATTTGAAGTTCGTCGTCATAACAACAGTACTCCTGTTTTTCGGAATTGCCGTGGCGGTCTATGCGGTGGAAGCACCACCGTCTCCTCTCAATCCGTACGATGACCAGTGGACACCTGAGGCCGACGGGTATCCTCCCTCGGGAGATGCGACACCAGCGCCAACTGGCGGAAGCGGCGGACCAAGCACTGATATAATAGTGCAAATCGTTTCCAAATTCAAGGAAAAGACCGACGCTTGGTCTAGTGTTCTGACAGGCGTCGCCATGAGTCTGTTTCGGACGTGCGTGATCCTCAACATCCTCGTCTTTGGCGTGCGTGCAGCTCTCAACAGATCAGCTCTAGACAACATTCTGAAGGAGTTTGCGCTCGTAATTCTGTTTACAATGTTCATGTGGGCGGTCATCGCCAATTATCATGAATGGTCGTGGAATATCATCAACGGGCTGAAAAAGATTTCCGGACAGCTCGGTGGCGCAAGCATGGTCGAGTCAGGTCCGATTGATGTGGGCCTTGCGATAGTCAAAAATATATTAAATGGAATAACAAAGTGGGAACCTATGAATGCGTTTGGAATGGTGTTGTGCGCGGCACTGTTGCTAATCGTATTCGCGCTCATAACAGCACAAATTGTCTTCGTGAAGTGTGAGGCCATGATCGCCCTGAATGCGGCGACGTTACTACTAGGGTTCGGCGGCCTGACGTACACCAAGGAATATGCGTTTAACGCCATGCGCTATGCACTCGCGGTCGGAATCAAGCTCTTCGTGCTGGAAGTCATCATAACCATCGCAATGCAGTTCGCGGAAGAGCTGAAGGGTGCCCCAGCAACTTTTGAAAGCATATTCGTCGTACTCGGCGCATCAATTGTGCTGTTGGCACTTTCCAAAAGCATTCCGGAGGTTTGCGCCGGGATCGTTTCTGGATCGCACGTGAGCAGTGGTCATGCGCTGGGGAGCGCGGTGGCCGGGATCGCGGGCGCTGCTGCGGGAATGGCCATTGGTGCGGCGGCGACCGGAGTGCGTGGGGCATCGGCCACGGCCCAGGCGGCGAGCATGGCCAGCGCAGCCGGGAAGACCGGCTTTGGCGCAATGGGGCACATGGCCGGGTCCATGTTCAAGGCCCATAAGGATGCGTTCATGCAAGGCGACAAACGAACCCATACCGGTCGAGCTATGCAGAACTTACGCCGGATGCATGACAACATGAAGAAGAAGTCTTGA